From a region of the Coprococcus comes ATCC 27758 genome:
- a CDS encoding DUF5348 domain-containing protein: MKQGRLGYNSSNDRYGLLASDLWIDTGFHCGEGLEVLVDDKWVRTRMEMNPAREWYLVGTSYCGDLEYVQARIPE, from the coding sequence ATGAAACAGGGAAGATTAGGATATAACAGTAGCAATGACAGATATGGGTTGTTGGCATCAGACTTATGGATTGATACGGGATTTCACTGTGGAGAAGGTCTTGAGGTGCTGGTCGATGATAAGTGGGTAAGGACAAGAATGGAGATGAATCCAGCAAGAGAATGGTATCTGGTTGGAACGTCATACTGTGGAGATCTGGAATATGTGCAGGCAAGAATACCGGAATAA
- a CDS encoding AAA family ATPase translates to MEEFMEQRNENKTELKMIKMSDVQSQTVDWLWYPFIPYGKLTIIQGDPGDGKTTLVLNIAARLSKGEGLDNDMKVTEPVNIIYQTAEDGLADTVKPRLELAEAVCERIMVIDETEKSLSMIDERLETAIKRTGARVLILDPIQAYLGGTMDMNRANEAREMTKRLSLLAEKYKCAILLIGHMNKAGGNKAAYRGMGSIDFFAVARSVLLVGRIEGEPDLRAVVQIKNNLAAFGHSKAFRLTETGFEWIGDYEITADEVLGGIAPKANKLEQAKKMLRELAETSTSVQSSEIFDMAEELNISKRTLENAKKELGIKARRIGNSWYWDLDKVKPE, encoded by the coding sequence ATGGAGGAATTTATGGAACAGAGAAATGAGAATAAAACAGAATTGAAAATGATAAAGATGTCAGATGTCCAGTCTCAGACAGTGGACTGGCTCTGGTATCCGTTTATCCCTTATGGAAAATTAACGATTATTCAGGGAGATCCCGGTGATGGAAAAACTACGCTGGTATTAAATATTGCTGCAAGATTGTCTAAAGGAGAAGGTCTGGATAACGATATGAAAGTAACAGAACCCGTGAATATTATTTATCAGACAGCGGAAGATGGGCTGGCAGATACGGTAAAACCCAGACTGGAGCTGGCAGAAGCGGTCTGTGAAAGAATCATGGTTATAGATGAAACAGAAAAATCACTTTCCATGATAGATGAGAGACTGGAAACTGCTATCAAACGGACTGGTGCGAGAGTGCTTATTTTAGATCCGATTCAGGCATACCTTGGAGGAACAATGGATATGAACCGGGCAAATGAAGCAAGGGAAATGACAAAAAGATTGAGCTTGCTAGCAGAAAAGTATAAATGTGCAATTTTATTAATCGGACATATGAATAAAGCTGGTGGAAATAAAGCTGCATATAGAGGAATGGGTTCGATTGACTTTTTTGCAGTAGCCAGAAGCGTATTACTGGTAGGAAGAATAGAGGGAGAACCGGACTTAAGAGCAGTGGTTCAGATTAAAAATAATCTGGCTGCATTTGGACATTCCAAAGCATTTCGCCTGACAGAAACCGGATTTGAGTGGATAGGTGACTATGAAATCACAGCAGATGAGGTGCTTGGTGGAATTGCTCCAAAGGCAAATAAACTGGAACAGGCAAAAAAGATGCTGAGGGAACTGGCAGAAACATCAACTTCTGTGCAAAGCAGTGAAATCTTTGATATGGCAGAAGAGTTGAATATTTCTAAAAGAACACTGGAAAATGCAAAAAAGGAACTTGGAATTAAGGCAAGACGAATCGGTAATTCATGGTATTGGGATTTAGATAAAGTTAAGCCGGAATAA
- a CDS encoding site-specific integrase, with protein sequence MAAYKDEERGTWYVSFYYEDWTGAKKRKVKRGFRTKKEALNFEAEYKRTAKADMDMTMGEFVEVYFRDKSQSLKDRSIKNKRDTMNAQLLPYFKDRPMNSITPAEIIQWQNTIIEKGYSDDYLKTIQNQMTALFNHAKNIYNLADNPCDKVKRMGKTSKKKMKFWTIEEYRQFMTGIEPGSKYYVLFELLFWTGAREGEALSITPADIDFERNLLHINKTYYRMHGEDVITSPKTEESNRTISIPEFLKKEIQDYISRLYELPEDERIFPMVHEAVQHKLKQVVQKTGVKKIRVHDIRHSHAAFLINKGVQPLMIKERFGHTDIRITLNTYGHLYPDQQKVVADMLDDENIKSFGSTNNRSNVTNEDESTNVNPRQVDYSRDSSREQQITGENSWENGGIYGTEK encoded by the coding sequence ATGGCAGCATACAAAGATGAAGAAAGAGGAACCTGGTATGTTTCATTTTATTATGAGGACTGGACAGGAGCCAAAAAGCGAAAAGTAAAAAGAGGATTCCGCACTAAGAAAGAAGCATTAAATTTTGAAGCGGAGTATAAAAGAACAGCGAAAGCAGACATGGATATGACAATGGGAGAGTTTGTAGAAGTCTACTTCCGAGACAAGTCTCAGTCATTGAAGGACAGGAGTATCAAGAACAAAAGAGATACGATGAATGCTCAACTGTTACCGTATTTTAAGGACAGACCGATGAACAGTATCACACCAGCAGAGATTATCCAGTGGCAGAATACGATTATTGAAAAAGGATATTCAGATGATTATCTGAAAACAATACAGAATCAGATGACGGCATTGTTCAATCATGCGAAGAATATCTACAATCTGGCAGATAATCCCTGTGACAAAGTAAAACGTATGGGAAAGACTTCAAAAAAGAAAATGAAGTTTTGGACAATTGAAGAATATCGGCAGTTTATGACCGGAATAGAACCGGGAAGCAAATATTATGTGCTGTTTGAATTATTATTCTGGACAGGAGCGAGAGAAGGCGAAGCACTCAGCATTACACCTGCTGACATTGATTTTGAAAGGAATCTACTTCATATCAATAAAACTTACTACCGTATGCATGGAGAGGACGTGATTACATCTCCCAAAACAGAAGAATCGAACCGTACGATTTCCATACCGGAATTTCTGAAAAAAGAGATTCAGGACTATATTAGCAGACTGTATGAGTTGCCCGAAGATGAACGGATTTTTCCAATGGTTCATGAAGCGGTACAGCATAAGTTAAAACAGGTGGTTCAAAAGACCGGAGTAAAAAAGATAAGAGTACACGACATTCGTCACAGTCATGCGGCATTTCTGATCAATAAGGGAGTGCAACCATTGATGATTAAAGAAAGGTTTGGACATACGGACATTCGCATTACATTGAATACTTATGGGCACTTATATCCAGATCAGCAGAAAGTAGTGGCAGATATGTTGGATGATGAAAATATAAAAAGCTTCGGAAGTACGAACAACCGGAGCAATGTGACAAATGAGGACGAATCCACAAATGTCAACCCTAGACAAGTTGATTATAGCAGAGATTCTTCCAGAGAACAACAGATAACTGGCGAGAACAGTTGGGAAAATGGAGGAATTTATGGAACAGAGAAATGA
- a CDS encoding helix-turn-helix domain-containing protein — protein sequence MQESSISEKIKELRTDLKMNQKNFSAAIGIRQSTLSSYENGVVTPSNDVLLTIAQKFHVSLDWLFGLSENKVQISTLSDIIWVLLQMNESNELRYELDINNKFPGDIETETQKWYAGLRFYGNDPEHSLNADMCNFLADLQENRESLESYFTGKDMFDMWKKQTLEYYTSKPVTHKEIEELDFETRIRKRDELLTQKFSNNEQK from the coding sequence ATGCAGGAATCATCTATTTCAGAAAAAATAAAAGAGCTGCGAACTGATCTGAAGATGAATCAGAAAAACTTTTCCGCAGCTATCGGTATACGTCAGTCAACTTTATCCAGTTATGAAAATGGTGTGGTTACTCCCTCCAATGATGTGTTATTGACTATTGCTCAGAAATTTCATGTCTCACTGGACTGGTTATTTGGATTATCTGAAAATAAAGTACAGATTTCTACTCTCAGCGATATTATTTGGGTTTTATTGCAGATGAATGAATCCAATGAACTCCGGTATGAACTGGATATAAATAATAAATTTCCCGGTGATATAGAAACAGAAACACAGAAATGGTATGCCGGACTTCGCTTTTATGGAAATGATCCGGAACACTCTTTAAATGCAGATATGTGTAATTTTCTTGCCGATCTGCAGGAGAACAGAGAAAGCCTGGAATCTTATTTCACAGGTAAAGATATGTTTGATATGTGGAAGAAACAGACGTTGGAATACTACACTTCCAAACCCGTCACCCATAAAGAAATTGAAGAACTGGATTTTGAGACACGAATCCGTAAACGAGATGAACTTTTAACACAGAAATTTTCCAATAACGAACAGAAATAG
- the tuf gene encoding elongation factor Tu, whose product MAKAKFERTKPHCNIGTIGHVDHGKTTLTAAITKTLAARVPGNTAENFEDIDKAPEERERGITISTAHVEYQTEKRHYAHVDCPGHADYVKNMITGAAQMDGAILVVAATDGVMAQTREHILLSRQVGVPYIVVFMNKCDMVDDDELLELVEMEIRELLDEYEFPGDDTPIIQGSALKALEDPNGPWGDKIMELMDAVDSYIPDPERDTDKPFLMPVEDVFSITGRGTVATGRVERGVLHVSDEVEIVGIKEETRKVVVTGVEMFRKLLDEAQAGDNIGALLRGVQRDEIERGQVLCKPGSVTCHHKFTAQVYVLTKDEGGRHTPFFNNYRPQFYFRTTDVTGVCELPEGTEMCMPGDNVEMTIELIHPVAMEQGLRFAIREGGRTVGSGRVATIIE is encoded by the coding sequence ATGGCAAAGGCTAAATTTGAAAGAACAAAACCGCATTGTAATATCGGTACCATTGGACACGTTGACCATGGTAAAACAACTCTTACAGCTGCTATCACAAAGACACTTGCAGCAAGAGTACCAGGAAACACAGCAGAGAACTTTGAAGATATCGATAAAGCTCCAGAAGAGAGAGAACGTGGTATCACAATTTCTACAGCTCACGTTGAGTACCAGACAGAGAAACGTCACTACGCTCACGTAGACTGCCCAGGACATGCTGACTACGTTAAGAACATGATCACAGGTGCTGCTCAGATGGATGGTGCTATCCTTGTTGTAGCTGCTACTGATGGTGTTATGGCTCAGACAAGAGAGCATATCCTGCTTTCTCGTCAGGTAGGTGTTCCTTACATCGTTGTATTCATGAACAAATGTGATATGGTAGACGACGACGAACTTCTTGAACTTGTTGAAATGGAAATCCGTGAACTTCTTGATGAATATGAATTCCCAGGAGATGACACTCCGATCATCCAGGGATCAGCTCTTAAAGCTCTTGAAGATCCGAACGGACCATGGGGAGACAAGATCATGGAACTTATGGATGCAGTTGATTCATACATTCCGGATCCAGAACGTGATACAGACAAACCATTCCTTATGCCTGTAGAAGACGTATTCTCTATCACAGGACGTGGTACAGTTGCTACTGGTAGAGTAGAACGTGGTGTACTTCACGTATCTGATGAAGTAGAAATCGTTGGTATTAAAGAAGAAACACGTAAAGTAGTTGTAACAGGTGTTGAAATGTTCCGTAAACTTCTTGATGAAGCTCAGGCTGGTGACAACATCGGTGCTCTTCTTCGTGGTGTTCAGAGAGACGAAATCGAAAGAGGACAGGTTCTTTGTAAACCAGGTTCAGTAACTTGCCACCACAAGTTTACTGCACAGGTATACGTTCTTACAAAAGATGAAGGTGGACGTCATACTCCATTCTTCAACAACTACAGACCACAGTTCTACTTCCGTACAACAGACGTAACAGGTGTTTGCGAACTTCCAGAAGGAACAGAAATGTGCATGCCTGGTGATAACGTAGAAATGACAATCGAACTGATCCATCCAGTAGCTATGGAACAGGGACTTCGTTTCGCTATCCGTGAAGGTGGACGTACTGTAGGATCAGGACGTGTTGCTACAATCATCGAGTAA
- the fusA gene encoding elongation factor G, whose translation MAGREYPLERTRNIGIMAHIDAGKTTLTERILYYTGVNYKIGDTHEGTATMDWMEQEQERGITITSAATTCHWTLEDHTKPKKGALEHRINIIDTPGHVDFTVEVERSLRVLDGAVGVFCAKGGVEPQSENVWRQADTYNVPRMAFINKMDILGANFYNAVEQIKTRLGKNAIVLQLPIGKEDDFKGIIDLMEMEAYIYNDDKGDDITVCEIPDDMKEDAELYHTELVEKICELDDELMMMYLEDEIPTVDQLKAVLRKATCECTAVPVCCGSAYRNKGVQKLLDAIVEYMPAPTDIPPIQGVDEDGNEVVRHSSDEEPFSALAFKIMTDPFVGKLAYFRVYSGTMNSGSYVLNATKNKKERVGRILQMHANKRMELDKVYSGDIAAAIGFKFTTTGDTICDEQHPVILESMEFPEPVIELAIEPKTKASQGKLGESLAKLAEEDPTFRAHTDQETGQTIIAGMGELHLEIIVDRLLREFKVEANVGAPQVAYKESFTKAVDVDSKYAKQSGGRGQYGHCKVKFEPMDVNGEETYKFDSTVVGGAIPKEYIPAVGEGIEEAMKAGILGGFPVVGIHATVYDGSYHEVDSSEMAFHIAGSLAFKDAMKKSDPVLLEPIMKVEVTMPEEYMGDVIGDINSRRGRIEGMDDLGGGKIVRGYVPLSEMFGYSTDLRSRTQGRGNYSMFFEKYEPVPKSVQEKILSNKNA comes from the coding sequence TTGGCTGGAAGAGAATATCCATTAGAGAGAACCAGAAATATCGGTATTATGGCGCATATTGATGCTGGTAAGACCACTCTTACAGAGCGTATCTTATACTATACCGGTGTTAACTATAAGATTGGTGATACTCATGAAGGAACTGCTACCATGGACTGGATGGAACAGGAGCAGGAAAGAGGTATCACGATCACTTCAGCAGCTACAACATGTCATTGGACACTTGAAGATCATACAAAACCGAAAAAAGGTGCTCTTGAGCATCGTATCAATATCATTGATACTCCGGGACACGTTGACTTCACTGTAGAGGTTGAACGTTCACTTCGTGTACTGGATGGTGCTGTAGGTGTATTCTGTGCTAAGGGTGGTGTTGAGCCTCAGTCAGAAAACGTATGGCGTCAGGCAGACACATACAACGTACCAAGAATGGCCTTCATTAACAAGATGGACATCTTAGGTGCAAACTTCTACAACGCTGTAGAACAGATTAAGACAAGATTGGGTAAGAACGCTATCGTTCTTCAGTTACCAATCGGTAAAGAAGATGATTTCAAGGGAATCATCGACCTTATGGAAATGGAAGCTTACATCTACAATGATGACAAGGGTGATGACATCACAGTATGTGAAATCCCGGATGACATGAAAGAAGATGCTGAGCTTTACCATACAGAACTGGTTGAAAAGATCTGTGAATTGGATGACGAACTTATGATGATGTATCTTGAGGACGAAATCCCGACAGTAGATCAGCTCAAAGCAGTTCTTAGAAAAGCTACTTGTGAATGTACAGCAGTACCGGTTTGCTGTGGATCTGCTTACAGAAACAAGGGTGTTCAGAAGCTTCTGGATGCAATCGTTGAATATATGCCGGCTCCGACAGACATCCCGCCAATCCAGGGTGTTGACGAAGATGGTAATGAAGTAGTAAGACATTCTTCAGATGAAGAACCTTTCTCAGCACTTGCATTCAAGATCATGACAGACCCGTTCGTAGGTAAGCTTGCATATTTCCGTGTATATTCAGGAACTATGAATTCAGGTTCTTATGTATTGAACGCTACGAAGAATAAAAAAGAACGTGTTGGACGTATCCTTCAGATGCATGCTAACAAGAGAATGGAATTGGATAAAGTATATTCAGGAGACATCGCAGCAGCGATCGGATTCAAGTTCACAACTACAGGTGATACAATCTGTGATGAACAGCATCCGGTAATCCTTGAATCTATGGAATTCCCAGAACCAGTTATCGAGCTCGCTATCGAGCCTAAGACAAAAGCTTCTCAGGGTAAACTTGGTGAATCTCTTGCAAAACTTGCAGAAGAAGACCCAACATTCCGTGCTCATACTGATCAGGAAACAGGTCAGACAATCATCGCCGGAATGGGAGAACTTCATCTTGAAATCATCGTAGACAGACTTCTTCGTGAATTCAAGGTAGAAGCTAACGTAGGTGCTCCGCAGGTTGCATACAAAGAGTCCTTCACAAAAGCAGTTGATGTTGACAGCAAGTATGCTAAACAGTCAGGTGGACGTGGACAGTACGGACACTGTAAAGTTAAATTTGAACCAATGGATGTCAATGGTGAAGAAACATACAAATTCGATTCTACTGTTGTCGGTGGTGCAATTCCGAAGGAATACATTCCGGCTGTAGGCGAAGGTATTGAAGAAGCCATGAAAGCTGGTATTCTTGGTGGATTCCCTGTAGTAGGTATTCATGCAACCGTATATGATGGTTCTTACCATGAAGTCGATTCTTCAGAAATGGCATTCCACATTGCAGGTTCTCTTGCATTCAAAGATGCTATGAAGAAATCTGACCCGGTACTCCTTGAGCCTATCATGAAAGTTGAAGTTACTATGCCGGAAGAGTACATGGGAGATGTTATCGGTGATATCAACTCTCGTCGTGGACGTATTGAAGGTATGGATGACCTCGGCGGTGGAAAGATCGTTAGAGGATATGTTCCGCTTTCAGAAATGTTCGGATACTCTACAGACCTTCGTTCCAGAACTCAGGGACGTGGAAACTACTCAATGTTCTTCGAAAAATATGAGCCAGTTCCGAAGTCTGTTCAGGAAAAGATTTTATCTAACAAAAACGCATAA
- the rpsG gene encoding 30S ribosomal protein S7 has product MARKGHTQKRDVLADPLYNNKVVTKLINNIMLDGKKGVAQKIVYGAFDKVAEKAEKPAIEVFEEAMNNIMPVLEVKARRIGGATYQVPIEVRADRRQALALRWLTLYSRNRGEKTMEERLANEILDAANNTGASVKKKEDMHKMAEANKAFAHYRF; this is encoded by the coding sequence GTGGCACGTAAAGGACATACTCAGAAAAGAGACGTATTAGCGGATCCGTTATACAACAACAAGGTAGTTACAAAGCTTATCAACAACATCATGCTTGACGGTAAGAAAGGTGTAGCTCAGAAAATTGTATACGGAGCATTTGACAAAGTCGCAGAGAAAGCTGAAAAACCAGCTATCGAAGTATTTGAAGAAGCAATGAACAACATCATGCCTGTACTTGAAGTAAAGGCAAGACGTATCGGTGGAGCTACTTATCAGGTACCGATCGAGGTAAGAGCAGACAGAAGACAGGCTCTTGCACTTCGCTGGCTTACACTGTACTCTCGTAACAGAGGCGAGAAGACAATGGAAGAAAGACTTGCAAATGAAATTCTTGATGCGGCTAACAACACTGGCGCATCTGTAAAGAAGAAAGAAGACATGCACAAGATGGCAGAAGCAAACAAAGCATTTGCTCACTATCGTTTCTAA
- the rpsL gene encoding 30S ribosomal protein S12: MPTFNQLVRKGRQTAVKKSTAPALQKGYNSLKKRATDTSAPQKRGVCTAVKTATPKKPNSALRKIARVRLSNGIEVTSYIPGEGHNLQEHSVVLIRGGRVKDLPGTRYHIVRGTLDTAGVAKRRQARSKYGAKRPKDAKK; encoded by the coding sequence ATGCCAACATTTAACCAGTTAGTAAGAAAAGGTCGTCAGACAGCTGTAAAGAAATCTACTGCACCGGCTCTCCAGAAAGGATACAATTCTTTGAAGAAAAGAGCTACAGACACATCTGCACCACAGAAGAGAGGTGTGTGTACAGCAGTTAAGACAGCTACACCGAAGAAACCGAACTCAGCTCTTAGAAAGATCGCCAGAGTACGTCTTTCAAACGGAATCGAAGTAACAAGCTACATCCCAGGAGAAGGTCACAACCTTCAGGAACATAGCGTTGTTCTTATCCGTGGAGGAAGAGTAAAGGACCTTCCGGGTACAAGATACCATATCGTTCGTGGAACACTTGATACAGCAGGTGTTGCAAAGAGACGTCAGGCTCGTTCTAAATACGGAGCAAAGAGACCAAAAGACGCAAAGAAATAA
- a CDS encoding LCP family protein: MEQRKSARRRSSDGTSNRNMRSINNSREVSRRAKGKNRYAYEEDRRSARYYDDEEDYYRERPKKKSSSNDKKKRRPEEDYQNIRKMSDPENNKNRKNKRRRGRKKNRVSRTIGIILAIIQFILSVVLAVNVMLFNVLTSTYFLVLIGVLLILLGITLLTQIAAKGKGIGGKIFCILICIILGVGSFYIGKVNNAFQKITGSNKKTSSMVVAVKADDNADTLSAAAGYTFGVQYATGGDQTKSAVKQIEKELGQNITLQEYSNLGEEAQALYDGEVDAIIYNSAYSNIIKEQYSTFTKDTKVIYKHNIVVEIESDTSDESVTKPFAVYLSGIDTNGDITEQGRSDVNIVAVVNPTSHQVLLITTPRDYYVPIPGVSGGQDDKLTHAGIYGVDVSMQTLEELYDTDIEFFGRVNFTSMTSVVDALGGLDVESDLEFDTGWESGAEIHVNEGMNHFDGISALAFCRERQALPDGDNGRGVHQQAVITAIIKKMMSPAMLRGASDIIESVSDGVDTNFTSSQIQSLIKTQLRTNAKWNIYSVAADGTGGTDICYSSGDEELYVTYPDENSVAEIIGLIKKVKDGEIIEGSVSTE, translated from the coding sequence ATGGAACAGAGAAAATCAGCAAGGAGAAGATCGTCTGATGGAACTTCTAATAGAAATATGCGAAGTATCAATAACAGCAGAGAAGTAAGCAGACGGGCTAAGGGGAAGAACCGGTATGCTTATGAAGAAGACCGAAGATCTGCCCGATATTATGATGATGAGGAAGATTACTACAGAGAACGACCGAAAAAGAAATCATCTTCGAATGATAAGAAGAAAAGAAGACCGGAAGAAGACTATCAGAATATAAGAAAGATGTCTGACCCGGAGAATAATAAGAATCGTAAAAATAAACGGCGCAGAGGAAGAAAGAAAAATCGGGTAAGCAGAACGATTGGAATTATACTTGCAATTATCCAGTTTATCCTGTCTGTAGTACTTGCAGTGAATGTGATGCTGTTCAATGTACTTACTTCTACTTATTTCCTGGTACTGATCGGAGTGCTGCTGATCCTGCTTGGAATTACCTTGCTGACACAGATAGCGGCAAAAGGAAAAGGAATTGGCGGAAAGATATTCTGTATACTGATCTGCATCATTCTGGGAGTGGGTTCTTTCTATATAGGAAAAGTAAATAATGCATTCCAGAAGATTACCGGAAGCAATAAGAAAACAAGTTCCATGGTAGTTGCGGTAAAGGCGGATGATAATGCAGATACTTTATCAGCAGCAGCCGGATATACATTTGGTGTTCAGTATGCGACTGGTGGAGACCAGACGAAGTCGGCAGTCAAACAGATTGAAAAGGAACTGGGACAGAACATTACTCTTCAGGAATACAGTAATCTGGGAGAAGAAGCACAGGCATTATATGACGGAGAAGTAGATGCGATTATCTACAACTCAGCTTACAGTAATATTATCAAGGAACAGTATTCAACCTTTACAAAGGATACAAAGGTTATTTATAAGCACAATATTGTTGTTGAAATTGAAAGCGATACATCTGATGAAAGCGTTACAAAGCCATTTGCGGTTTATTTGAGTGGTATTGATACAAATGGTGATATCACAGAACAGGGACGAAGCGATGTCAATATCGTAGCGGTTGTCAATCCGACGAGCCATCAGGTATTACTGATTACGACCCCTAGAGATTATTATGTACCAATCCCGGGAGTATCCGGAGGACAGGACGACAAACTGACACATGCAGGAATCTATGGTGTGGATGTGTCTATGCAGACGCTGGAAGAACTTTATGATACAGATATCGAATTTTTCGGAAGAGTTAATTTTACATCTATGACCAGTGTGGTTGATGCACTTGGCGGACTGGATGTTGAATCAGATCTCGAATTTGATACAGGATGGGAGTCGGGTGCAGAGATTCATGTAAATGAAGGAATGAATCATTTTGATGGTATTAGTGCACTTGCTTTTTGCCGTGAACGTCAGGCACTGCCAGACGGGGACAACGGAAGAGGAGTCCATCAGCAGGCAGTTATCACTGCAATCATTAAAAAGATGATGTCACCGGCAATGCTCCGTGGGGCAAGCGATATTATTGAAAGCGTCAGCGATGGTGTGGATACGAACTTTACTTCCAGCCAGATCCAGTCGCTGATCAAGACTCAGCTCAGAACCAATGCAAAATGGAATATTTATTCCGTGGCAGCGGATGGAACCGGGGGAACAGATATCTGCTATTCTTCAGGAGATGAAGAGCTTTATGTAACGTATCCGGATGAAAATTCAGTGGCTGAGATCATTGGATTGATCAAAAAAGTAAAAGACGGAGAAATAATCGAAGGATCCGTAAGTACAGAATAA
- a CDS encoding ABC transporter ATP-binding protein yields the protein MENTEKKQPLVQVKNLCKYFEISRKETLKAVDDLTFDIYKGETVSLVGESGCGKSTTGRTMIKLYNPTSGNVYYDGKDIFKYNHAEQKEFCKKVQMIFQNPYSSLNPRMTVKDIVGEGLKQHGMSTKDADAKVEQLLATVGLNKDHMSRFPHEFSGGQRQRIGIARALSVDPEFIICDEPISALDVSIQAQVINMLKELQEERGLTYLFIAHDLSVVKYISDRVVVMYLGTMVETAETDELYAHPMHPYTQALLSAIPEADPNKAKANQRIPIKGEIPSPINPKNCCRFAERCQHATERCFKEMPQMKEIAPGHKVACHLVEDK from the coding sequence ATGGAAAATACAGAAAAAAAACAGCCTCTCGTACAGGTGAAAAACTTATGTAAATATTTTGAAATCAGCCGTAAAGAAACCTTAAAAGCGGTTGATGATCTTACATTTGATATTTATAAAGGTGAGACAGTCAGCCTGGTAGGTGAGTCCGGCTGTGGTAAATCTACAACAGGACGTACCATGATCAAGTTATACAATCCGACTTCGGGAAATGTATATTATGATGGAAAAGATATTTTCAAATACAATCATGCAGAGCAGAAAGAATTCTGTAAGAAGGTACAGATGATTTTCCAGAACCCGTATTCATCACTGAATCCACGTATGACTGTTAAGGATATCGTTGGAGAAGGTCTGAAACAGCATGGAATGTCAACAAAGGATGCAGATGCAAAAGTAGAGCAGCTGCTTGCTACAGTTGGCCTTAATAAAGATCATATGTCACGTTTCCCACACGAATTCTCAGGTGGACAGAGACAGCGTATCGGTATCGCACGTGCTCTTTCTGTTGATCCGGAATTCATCATCTGTGATGAGCCGATTTCAGCTCTTGATGTGTCTATCCAGGCACAGGTTATCAATATGCTGAAAGAACTGCAGGAAGAAAGAGGACTGACTTACCTGTTTATCGCGCATGACCTTAGTGTCGTAAAATATATTTCTGACCGTGTAGTTGTTATGTACCTCGGAACAATGGTCGAGACTGCTGAGACAGATGAACTTTATGCTCATCCGATGCATCCATATACACAGGCACTGCTTTCTGCAATCCCGGAAGCAGATCCGAATAAAGCAAAAGCGAACCAGCGTATTCCGATCAAGGGTGAGATCCCAAGCCCGATCAATCCGAAGAACTGCTGTCGTTTCGCTGAGAGATGTCAGCATGCGACAGAACGCTGCTTTAAGGAAATGCCGCAGATGAAAGAGATTGCTCCTGGACATAAGGTGGCATGCCATCTTGTAGAAGATAAATAA